A single genomic interval of Aedes aegypti strain LVP_AGWG chromosome 1, AaegL5.0 Primary Assembly, whole genome shotgun sequence harbors:
- the LOC5564052 gene encoding uncharacterized protein LOC5564052 — translation MKHKGFSFILCLGLIAACCCLCSAEDDFHEFVNREEEALVHCVHDSAPRFGKRICDCGYRNEDFVTPQFDGSTTEIEIANCKSLRVRRETFSQLFQLTKLTIINVEDLVLESSSLDFTRDAPSARLKIELINNAIEEVPSHLVKGPIAEISFIRCRIGVFKPFSIASVHEQLYSLKIVESLINRIERHAFKRFEVSQLTLNGSKFISSIPSQSFYEVEVLESFLITNCSFNAILPSAFAFKNVTKLNIRNNEFNDAAGESFVLQIKKSVSIVGNYFAKIEDTVLRGINLDSSYYSRNSERPTLQFHNNRIGRINGEKLLIFSDDFDVNFRAIYVEQSIDCSQMITLKESSILANHPDEIYFGSSHDGNDFKSFQDIKRFRCAEDRFWFFLIIGAVAGSIVLVIIALLVSWYCVAQKRKKQRKLQVVMPEPRTYRETQIVMQIENHGLLKTDL, via the exons ATGAAGCACAAAGGGTTTTCGTTTATCTTGTGCTTGGGATTGATCGCTGCATGCTGCTGTTTGTGCTCTGCCGAAgatgattttcatgaatttgtgaATCGCGAAGAAGAGGCTCTGGTACACTGTGTGCATGATTCAGCCCCACGATTTGGTAAAAGAATATGTGACTGTGGATATCGCAATGAA GACTTTGTAACACCACAATTCGATGGAAGCACAACGGAAATCGAAATAGCGAATTGTAAATCGCTTCGAGTTCGAAGGGAAACATTCTCACAGCTGTTCCAGTTGACTAAACTGACCATCATCAACGTAGAAGACCTAGTACTGGAATCGAGTTCCTTAGATTTTACCCGTGATGCACCTTCAGCCCGATTGAAAATCGAGCTTATTAAT AACGCAATCGAAGAAGTACCATCCCATTTGGTAAAAGGACCCATAGCGGAGATATCTTTCATTCGCTGTCGAATTGGTGTTTTCAAACCGTTCAGTATAGCAAGTGTTCACGAGCAGTTGTACAGTCTGAAGATTGTAGAAAGTCTCATCAACAGGATTGAACGCCATGCGTTCAAACGATTCGAAGTTAGCCAGCTCACGCTGAATGGAAGCAAATTCATATCATCGATACCCTCTCAAAGCTTCTACgaggtagaagttttagaaagcTTCCTCATCACAAACTGCTCATTCAATGCAATTCTTCCTAGTGCATTTGCTTTCAAAA ATGTCACCAAACTGAACATTAGAAATAACGAATTTAATGATGCTGCTGGAGAGTCCTTTGTTCTGCAGATCAAGAAAAGTGTTTCGATTGTCGGAAACTATTTCGCAAAAATTGAGGATACGGTTCTGAGAG GCATAAATCTGGATAGTTCCTACTACAGTCGAAACTCCGAACGACCAACGTTGCAATTTCACAACAATAGAATAGGACGAATAAACGGCGAGAAGCTGCTGATATTTTCGGACGATTTTGATGTGAACTTCAGAGCCATCTACGTCGAACAAAGCATCGACTGTAGCCAAATGATTACACTAAAAGAGTCCAGTATCCTGGCGAACCATCCGGATGAAATATATTTCGGTTCGTCTCACGATGGAAACGatttcaaatccttccaagatATCAAACGGTTCCGATGCGCCGAGGACAGGTTTTGGTTCTTTCTCATCATTGGCGCTGTTGCAGGCTCAATAGTATTAGTTATCATCGCGTTACTAGTATCGTGGTACTGTGTGGCACAGAAGAGAAAGAAACAACGCAAACTGCAAGTAGTTATGCCAGAACCTCGAACTTACCGGGAAACTCAAATAGTAATGCAAATAGAGAATCACGGTCTGTTGAAAACAGATCTCTGA
- the LOC5564033 gene encoding uncharacterized protein LOC5564033, with amino-acid sequence MTESWCYPGQYYIPKEAKSLNLQLVQRHARLLVHTKQFDSSLLNRVLIQGNFAGNDGREHVEFLDEAFCRNNGTYPQLEVYNIHTVVFHKHTFCQEFELNVTRAREVIIMPEAFSVTESAIRFNGVKDIRIQEDAFRNSISTMIDIVNSAIKTLFELRASFRQIKFTNSTIDEISAKAFDVNKIDSLIFENCRIDTLKSQAITEKLFCKSFTMTNCKIRKIERSFIADSGMMNFTMQNNVIDEIAADAIKFTGISSKIINNVIKMTGKNWFFQKQDWTSVEFLNNSFGEFNYFTLERTSSPEVCKFQGNSVTYPAIRSFSFFQHKECSLSEISFNKLCNCDEHWLKELYFQDYDKLLKESYCRIDETLKYCFNASTFNVKVYMKQVCDETTRTIDCSRSQKEKKVEPHFVSPDEIETLHYNDYYYYVISGVAVIVLLVIIILSIVFYKVCSRRRSDESGDVISNASFTMTHKPSKAFSKDDKKIINQTLETIKEKQSAEMYEAIFIHTKKLLDGNFTETEKVLTIGEIVRRLNECENSGDDFVAFTDILYRHLAPSNSPTPHETIYAEPSAPQEGTTIIQGAGSPDHIYAELTSAAQPLLINEYSAPMDLSDSHYSEPVQIVAKDNARTLITPYAIGNNIGESMMHQQPGPSRNLPDILNSNSGSSNSSTAGASQPNAIAVSEPLRYMDRSPTSSREIPEYTLPVKKVPPPKPALRREPTVESDNGSSTSNSDHSEHSGGSDITVKIDDIVEFADA; translated from the exons TTGGTGCTATCCGGGCCAGTATTACATTCCCAAGGAGGCTAAAAGTCTCAATCTGCAGCTAGTGCAGCGCCACGCACGACTACTGGTCCACACGAAACAGTTCGACAGCAGCTTGTTGAACCGGGTGCTTATCCAGGGCAATTTCGCTGGAAACGATGGCCGCGAGCATGTGGAGTTTCTCGATGAAGCGTTCTGTCGAAATAATGGCACCTATCCGCAGCTGGAAGTGTACAACATCCACACGGTTGTGTTCCACAAGCATACGTTCTGTC AAGAATTTGAGCTCAATGTAACGAGAGCTAGAGAGGTGATCATCATGCCCGAGGCATTTTCCGTGACAGAGAGTGCGATTCGTTTCAATGGCGTAAAGGACATCCGAATACAAGAGGATGCTTTCAGAAATTCGATTTCAACAATG ATCGACATTGTTAATAGTGCAATCAAAACCCTGTTTGAGCTGAGGGCGTCGTTCCGGCAGATAAAGTTCACAAACAGCACCATCGACGAGATCTCAGCTAAAGCGTTTGATGTGAACAAAATTGATtctttgatatttgaaaactgcAGGATAGACACGCTGAAGTCGCAGGCAATCACAGAAAAG CTGTTTTGCAAATCTTTCACCATGACCAACTGCAAGATCAGGAAGATCGAGAGAAGCTTCATAGCCGACAGTGGAATGATGAATTTCACCATGCAAAATAACGT aattgatGAAATCGCTGCCGATGCCATCAAATTTACGGGAATTTCGAGCAAAATCATCAACAACGTGATCAAGATGACGGGAAAGAATTGGTTCTTCCAAAAGCAAGACTGGACGAGTGTGGAATTTCTAAACAACTCGTTCGGAGAGTTCAACTACTTTACACTGGAGAGAACGTCATCCCCAGAGGTTTGCAAATTCCAAGGAAATTCCGTTACGTATCCGGCCATCCGCAGTTTTAGCTTCTTCCAGCACAAGGAGTGCTCTCTGAGTGAAATTTCGTTCAACAAACTGTGCAACTGCGACGAGCATTGGTTGAAAGAGCTGTATTTCCAGGATTATGACAAACTACTCAAGGAGAGCTATTGTAGGATAGATGAAACGTTGAAATACTGTTTCAACGCCTCCACATTCAATGTGAAAGTGTACATGAAACAGGTCTGTGATGAAACAACACGAACAATCGATTGCTCGCGCAGTCAAAAGGAGAAGAAAGTGGAACCACATTTTGTGAGCCCGGATGAAATCGAGACACTGCACTACAACGATTACTATTACTACGTTATCAGTGGCGTGGCTGTTATAGTTTTGCTAGTGATAATAATTCTGTCAAtagttttctacaaagtttgcAGTAGAAGACGATCGGATGAGTCCGGAGACGTGATATCGAACGCCTCTTTCACCATGACACATAAGCCATCGAAGGCATTTTCTAAGGATGACAAAAAGATTATCAATCAAACGCTGGAAACAATCAAGGAAAAGCAATCGGCAGAAATGTATGAGGCCATTTTCATTCACACGAAGAAACTTTTGGATGGTAATTTCACCGAGACTGAGAAGGTGCTGACGATTGGCGAAATCGTTCGGCGGTTGAACGAATGCGAGAACAGCGGCGATGATTTTGTTGCATTTACCGATATACTGTACCGTCATCTAGCGCCGAGCAATAGTCCCACACCGCACGAAACCATTTACGCTGAACCGTCAGCCCCGCAGGAAGGTACAACCATTATTCAGGGAGCGGGATCGCCCGACCACATTTATGCCGAGTTGACCAGTGCGGCGCAACCCCTACTCATCAATGAATACTCCGCACCGATGGATTTGAGTGATTCCCATTATTCGGAGCCGGTGCAGATTGTTGCTAAAG ACAACGCCCGAACGCTCATAACTCCGTATGCCATAGGAAACAACATTGGTGAAAGCATGATGCACCAGCAACCGGGACCTTCACGCAATCTGCCCGATATTCTCAACTCAAACAGCGGCAGCAGCAATAGCAGCACTGCTGGTGCCTCTCAACCAAATGCCATAGCCGTATCGGAACCGCTCCGGTACATGGACCGATCGCCAACGAGCAGTAGGGAAATACCCGAGTACACGCTGCCAGTGAAGAAAGTTCCACCGCCAAAGCCTGCCCTCCGCCGGGAGCCAACAGTAGAGTCCGACAACGGCTCATCGACGTCCAATTCCGACCACTCTGAGCACTCGGGTGGCAGTGATATTACCGTTAAAATAGATGATATCGTTGAGTTCGCGGACGCGTAG